In Porites lutea chromosome 9, jaPorLute2.1, whole genome shotgun sequence, a single window of DNA contains:
- the LOC140949226 gene encoding uncharacterized protein, translating into MPVTEDMAGATEKTKQELQQVLLNLLKGNADILNSVTQAASQHGGYANEASPRSGDEGGRRDQRSPKMSSFPEEENNLNQPGRASYQWQLSDSDDGIDSAWTTTTRNMSPRELHNWRKSLYSIYVGHLPYDITKKELVQLFSEVGSVQDAHLQPGKDRGYTYGFIRFCTLEECHDAVSLLHGRLLGNRTITVEYACETKDRLQGEDPSDLPQDKKDKLLRNDYPRVEHLYRPMSTEESQEKMILWKLRCSATRLKSFTTISGQENKEEFMNKIQEVVRKVASLSADTQTLPSGSEGSPCSPWILRELNGNSGPEQKAQSNLTDNCQEQYRGVGRIQPQVTGSDAIDVVNKKELLETPQRHERSPEASSKPFSPPDLARSIGLGPDNDSLTSGSPGSPPKDACNSSLSDSVSVGSTSPERPIGQHCQFRHSGSLSHGHASESSQSESTSSSPSRQLSLSPGTIYREEEEISKKRDDCPSLAEQGTDNSQYGLETCAGYTNNPDSRCHGPPSRNHYSDMGLCSFDSARDCSTKPSGITSQLGNHHAHQQPKAAVNSGFFIGQKQAQFSPVTSQERQSQQGSLEDPVTKGRHANSSPVHQGILTGPPYSVVTNLDVVNQELAPNSSEIVDPKPPLVPTQHPSPEQIRGPPVVQHGLPRAPFCPENASARKEGQRRTQYSSAVIQPQQASVPRHHLNQEKVQVVSEAIKPITQKGPPTGNTGVDREGSRRTYVFSAMTEQQQAGVPSHLLTQNKAQVVNNGNTPFAQQEQLRVVQGHENTSVSKEIQRRMQYSSAVTQSQHASLPSHHPSQEQVRVVNDVNKPSAQQGHMRCPVGPMSTNVAVVPQPQQAPVPSHRPNQEKAQVVNEKKKPFVCLSLSGKPSAKNDDVRNKGQTRHEQYSPDKPEPQQSYVPKQHVNQPFAQHSLFGFPPLAKLLGQSQQLQVMQLANLMASGWHQPGFPRQPFFTPGTFNPGNLQGWNPNPFLQQQFAASRMPFGSPFQGEERQVRPRFGFGVRNPVSRQGQRHQVPVGRGSNFAPRFRNPVTANVKAAAEPEKSVSEMSKLASVDPNLIEVKSEFDVDGCKKEQNAASDSPKDSGRQEKQPTTPYNTKAHMESAGQTLVAPRQYQEKSQSAEKFKAISPMSDTANSPPGSILPKVAGDLESPGTNTSPSKMTQSEIHLKEEKAELKRIGKENERLRQCIDWNNSGGISSDIAKEKRDSLRAEIHNKEVQLQREKEIIIARKAEQEILYEREKLEAAFDQQLKKELETEKRLGETKNKIYLARLENELLRCHQDLHGVIAIAEKH; encoded by the exons ATGCCTGTGACTGAGGACATGGCTGGGGCCACCGAGAAAACCAAGCAGGAGCTGCAGCAGGTGTTGCTAAACTTGCTGAAGGGGAACGCGGATATTCTAAATTCAGTGACACAAGCTGCTTCTCAACATGGAGGTTATGCAAATGAAGCT TCACCAAGAAGTGGTGATGAAGGTGGCAGGAGAGATCAGAGAAGCCCAAAGATGTCTAGCTTCCCTGAAGAAGAAAATAACCTGAACCAACCAGGAAGAGCAAGTTATCAGTGGCAACTGTCAGACAGTG ATGATGGTATAGACTCTGCTTGGACTACGACGACTAGAAACATGTCACCCCGTGAGCTTCACAACTGGCGAAAGAGCCTTTACTCTATTTATGTAGGACATTTACCTTATGACATTACAAAG AAAGAGCTTGTGCAGCTTTTCAGTGAAGTTGGAAGTGTTCAAGATGCCCATTTACAACCAGGGAAAGATCGTGGCTATACATATGG ATTTATAAGATTTTGTACCCTTGAAGAATGCCATGATGCAGTTTCCTTGCTCCATGGCCGTCTCCTTGGTAACCGGACTATAACTGTGGAATATGCCTGTGAGACCAAAGACAGATTACAAGGAGAAGATCCAAGTGATTTGCCTCAAGACA AGAAGGACAAACTTTTGAGGAATGATTATCCAAGGGTTGAGCATTTATATCGGCCCATGTCTACTGAGGAGTCCCAGGAGAAAATGATCCTTTGGAAGCTACGTTGCTCTGCAACAAGACTGAAATCCTTTACAACTATAAGTGGACAAG aaaacaaagaagagttTATGAATAAAATTCAGGAAGTAGTCAGGAAAGTAGCCAGTCTTTCTGCAGACACACAGACACTGCCATCTGGTTCAGAGGGATCTCCATGCTCACCTTGGATTCTCAGAGAGTTAAATGG AAATTCTGGGCCTGAACAAAAAGCACAATCCAATCTCACAGACAATTGCCAAGAGCAGTACAGAGGGGTTGGCAGGATTCAACCTCAAGTGACTGGCTCAGATGCAATAGATGTAGTTAACAAGAAAGAGCTTTTAGAAACTCCACAAAGACATGAACGCTCTCCAGAAGCAAGTTCTAAGCCTTTTTCTCCTCCTGACCTTGCCAGAAGCATTGGATTGGGCCCAGATAATGATTCCTTAACCTCTGGTTCCCCGGGTTCTCCACCAAAGGATGCATGTAACAGCTCACTGAGCGACTCTGTCAGTGTTGGTTCAACTTCACCAGAAAGACCTATCGGGCAGCACTGTCAGTTTCGTCACAGTGGGAGCCTCTCTCATGGACATGCCTCCGAGTCAAGTCAGTCAGAAAGCACAAGTTCTTCACCCTCTCGGCAATTGTCATTATCCCCTGGTACAATTTATCGTGAAGAAGAGGAAATCTCCAAAAAACGAGATGACTGTCCCTCACTGGCTGAACAAGGCACGGATAATAGTCAGTATGGGCTGGAAACTTGTGCTGGATATACAAATAACCCTGATAGCAGATGCCATGGTCCACCCAGCAGAAATCATTACAGTGACATGGGCTTGTGTTCCTTTGACTCCGCTAGAGATTGTAGTACCAAGCCAAGCGGTATAACTAGTCAACTTGGCAATCACCATGCACACCAGCAACCTAAAGCTGCTGTGAATAGCGGTTTTTTTATAGGACAGAAACAAGCACAATTTTCACCAGTAACCTCTCAGGAGAGGCAATCACAACAAGGCAGTCTTGAGGATCCAGTGACTAAAGGCAGACACGCTAATTCATCTCCTGTTCACCAGGGAATACTGACCGGCCCTCCTTATTCTGTGGTCACTAATTTAGACGTAGTAAACCAAGAACTAGCACCAAATTCATCAGAAATCGTTGACCCTAAACCGCCATTGGTACCAACTCAACACCCCAGTCCAGAGCAGATAAGAGGGCCACCCGTTGTCCAACATGGTTTACCACGTGCCCCTTTTTGCCCTGAGAATGCTTCTGCTCGTAAGGAAGGTCAAAGGAGGACACAGTATTCCTCAGCAGTCATCCAGCCACAACAAGCCTCTGTGCCTAGGCATCACCTAAATCAGGAAAAAGTGCAAGTTGTTAGTGAAGCAATTAAACCCATTACTCAAAAGGGTCCACCGACTGGGAACACTGGTGTTGACAGGGAAGGTTCCAGAAGGACATACGTTTTCTCAGCAATGACTGAGCAACAGCAAGCAGGTGTGCCTAGTCATCTCCTAACTCAGAATAAAGCGCAAGTTGTTAATAATGGAAATACACCGTTTGCCCAACAGGAACAACTGAGAGTTGTCCAGGGTCATGAAAACACTAGTGTTTCCAAAGAGATTCAGAGAAGGATGCAATATTCCTCAGCTGTCACTCAGTCACAACATGCTTCTTTGCCTAGTCATCATCCAAGTCAGGAGCAAGTACGAGTTGTTAACGACGTAAATAAACCCTCTGCCCAGCAGGGACACATGAGATGCCCAGTTGGTCCAATGAGTACCAATGTAGCAGTGGTTCCTCAGCCTCAGCAAGCTCCTGTGCCTAGTCATCGTCCAAATCAAGAGAAAGCGCAAGttgttaatgaaaaaaagaaaccctttgtTTGCCTATCATTATCAGGTAAACCTTCTGCTAAAAACGACGACGTACGTAACAAAGGGCAAACAAGACACGAACAGTATTCCCCTGACAAACCTGAGCCACAACAGAGCTACGTTCCTAAACAACACGTCAACCAACCCTTTGCCCAGCATTCACTATTTGGTTTTCCACCTCTGGCTAAATTGCTAGGGCAGAGCCAACAACTTCAGGTCATGCAGTTGGCAAACTTGATGGCATCTGGATGGCATCAGCCTGGGTTTCCAAGGCAGCCATTTTTCACTCCTGGTACATTTAACCCAGGGAACTTGCAAGGGTGGAATCCGAATCCTTTTTTGCAGCAACAGTTTGCAGCTTCAAGGATGCCATTTGGATCACCCTTCCAAGGAGAAGAGCGTCAAGTAAGGCCCAGGTTTGGCTTTGGAGTAAGGAATCCAGTGTCACGACAAGGGCAAAGACATCAGGTTCCTGTTGGCAGAGGATCAAACTTTGCTCCAAGGTTTCGAAATCCTGTTACAGCCAATGTTAAGGCTGCTGCGGAACCAGAGAAGAGCGTTTCTGAGATGTCCAAACTTGCAAGCGTAGACCCTAATTTGATTGAAGTCAAAAGTGAATTTGACGTAGACGGCTGTAAGAAGGAGCAAAATGCGGCAAGTGATTCACCAAAAGACAGTGGTAGACAAGAAAAGCAGCCAACCACACCATACAATACCAAAGCCCATATGGAGTCAGCAGGACAAACACTGGTGGCTCCAAGACAATATcaagaaaaaagtcaaagtGCCGAAAAATTTAAAGCAATTTCTCCAATGTCAGATACTGCCAACTCACCTCCAGGCTCCATTTTACCCAAAGTTGCTGGAGATTTGGAGAGTCCGGGGACTAACACGTCGCCTTCAAAGATGACCCAGAGTGAGATACATCTCAAGGAGGAAAAAGCAGAATTGAAACGAATtggcaaagaaaatgaaaggctGAGGCAATGTATAGACTGGAATAACTCAGGAGGGATTTCCTCTGATATTGCTAAAGAGAAAAG GGACTCCTTGAGGGCCGAGATTCACAATAAAGAAGTGCAGCTTCAGAGGGAGAAAGAAATTATCATTGCTAG AAAAGCTGAACAAGAGATTCTATATGAGAGAGAGAAACTCGAAGCTGCTTTTGATCAGCAACTAAAGAAAGAG ctTGAGACAGAGAAGAGGCTtggtgaaacaaaaaataagatttaCCTGGCAAGACTAGAAAACGAACTCCTGAGATGCCATCAAGACCTCCACGGCGTAATCGCAATTGCTGAAAAACATTAG
- the LOC140949225 gene encoding uncharacterized protein yields MAMDPNDSLNPDRFSAILENQRAIMVNQATILHNQNKIMRGMEQLFSFFPTLQGSFLSQGTTPTSVSVTPVVSILNSSENSRGEQPPSTATQLPADPPSCVPPSPRVETTTPINTPTRPQAPLNTNTPSMVTNSVKTLGSSEDSDNENEGPTPPLVTRKVLPEYITPEELAQIKCKSCSIGNFAVQLLRHIFDQSELENKNCTGTRGKEAVDPDRLRFVKDTVYDVYAISSDEKINTWKHCIRAIDEFLRRPKRMSKGTPKKAALF; encoded by the coding sequence ATGGCTATGGATCCAAACGACTCCCTGAATCCAGACCGCTtctccgccatattggaaaaccaACGCGCCATCATGGTGAATCAAGCGACCATTCTTCATAACCAAAACAAGATCATGCGAGGCATGGAGCAGCTATTCTCATTCTTCCCTACACTGCAAGGCTCTTTTCTAAGCCAAGGCACGACACCTACCTCAGTTAGCGTTACTCCGGTCGTTTCCATTCTTAACAGCAGTGAAAACTCGCGAGGCGAGCAGCCACCCTCCACCGCCACACAACTTCCAGCTGATCCACCTTCTTGCGTTCCGCCTTCCCCGCGCGTGGAAACCACTACTCCCATCAATACTCCGACAAGGCCTCAAGCTCCTTTGAATACCAACACGCCATCGATGGTCACTAATTCGGTGAAAACTCTTGGTTCGAGCGAAGATTCTGACAATGAGAACGAAGGGCCGACTCCACCGCTCGTTACAAGGAAAGTCCTTCCCGAGTACATCACCCCGGAGGAACTAGCTCAAATTAAATGCAAGAGCTGCTCCATCGGAAATTTTGCAGTGCAGCTGCTGCGacatatttttgaccaaagtgaACTGGAAAATAAGAATTGCACCGGTACAAGAGGGAAAGAAGCAGTTGACCCAGATCGACTTCGCTTCGTGAAGGACACGGTGTACGATGTCTACGCGATCTCTTCCGACGAAAAAATTAATACCTGGAAGCACTGCATCAGAGCAATTGATGAATTTCTGAGGCGACCAAAACGAATGTCTAAGGGAACTCCGAAAAAGGCAGCGCTGTTTTAG